Within the Hippoglossus stenolepis isolate QCI-W04-F060 chromosome 2, HSTE1.2, whole genome shotgun sequence genome, the region ACAGAAACAGCACTTCCTTGCTCCTGACCAGCCAGACCTCCGCTATAGAGAGGCACAGACCCATGCAGCAATACAAACCCGATCGTAGGttttccaacacaaacacacactcatcaactGGTTCTATGCctccatttttttctctctccttgttACACACTCTACTTCTCCTAGGTCCCTCTCATTCAGTTGTAATGACACACAGTCGGGCTTCAGTGCACAGACTACTGTGATGAGCTATGACAAGGAAAGAGGCGGGAGGCTAGCACAGTTAGAATGGGTGAGGATGATGGagtgacaaaatgaaaagagcaCAGTGGTTGAAACAATTAGCACTTTAACAACCGGCACTGAGGTGAATTACTGCGTTTAGGTCTGATGTGTAATTGTAGTTCATCATAATACAGCTTTACATTAGAATATCTTTTTACTGTCCAAGGCTGCAGAGGACATCTTCATCTTAATGTCTCCATTAAATACATCTTAGGAGTTAGGCTTATATCATTTGGCCACACCTTGCATCCTGACAGTCTGCCGTCATGTCTGAGCAGATAGCCGCcagggattgtgggtagtgAGCAGTGGTGTGACTCTCTCTAGTAGCTCTGAAACACGAGACAGCCTGCCGGACATTAAAGGCCTCTTTTCCTTGGTGAATAGAggcagacactcacacacacacacactcacacacgctcGCACATGTCTCTGAATCACACATATAATGAAGCACACAAATGCCtcacatatttctttattttttgatgCAGTTCGACGATAATGAACAAATAGTGTcctgctctttgtttctgtttgatccCGTTCacggaaaaaacaaacaagttatgTAATGCGTTCCAGGATTTGATTCTATATTGAATATGATtgatatttacattatacaaatttaaatgGTAAGTGTTGTTGCAAAGTGCACTGGGGTCAAAGGGCAGCACTGCTAAGGTCAAGTGATTTTCAACTCAGTCTGTGCAGATAGTGGATTTTaatatgtggaaaaaaacaagtctcaCATTCATCTCTCGACAGTTCATGGTTTGTAATTTTACATGATATTTTGGTTTAAACCAGAAAGTTGAATTGAGTTTAGTTCTGTGCTGAATGCTCCCATAATAAGGATATTAAAATTGTAGCAGGAGGGCAAAACAATTCCCTGCAGGGATCAATAAATTATCTAATTATTGTTGTAGGTATTAGGAAAATCACAAGATTCCAAACAACAGTTGAGCTTCTCAGATTCATTTGTGAACTTCCAATATTATGAATTGGGATATGAAGTGTGAGGAGTTCAGCAGAAGAACATCCCGTTAGGAAAAATATGTGGTTCAGAGGCCCACACAGTATTTTACCACCTCAGTATtttaccaaaatgtttttttctgttcaaagaaaacaaaagtagaCCAACTCATAACATGTTGCCTGTTTGGTATATAGTTTAGATCCCGAATAAGCGGGTTCACCAGTTGGagaaaatatttacttttgaaAATTGAAGCCAACTGCTTTATACACCTCCAGTGCAATAAGTTAAAATAAACTAGATCCTCCTGAGTATATTCAGGCATCAGttcttatttataataaaaagttTCACATTCCACAAAGCAGATTATTGACTAAGACACGTAGCCATAGAAACACAAGATCCAGAAAGCAGATAGCCTGGTTTCCTTTTTAGGGATTAGTTTGGAGTGTTCATACACTCTGGAGACTGAGGTTTATTTCTTAAGCACAAACCCAAATCTTTAGTAATATGCCTGACTCAATGCTAGTCCATAAGGAATGAGCCTTGGCTTGGCTTCAGAGGAGTGGGAGCACAACTTTCCACTGTGTACACTTAAAATAATGCTGAGGCTGCTGGTGTATGTGGCTGTGGTACAACAGCAGAGTGGCCACTGCTCAGGAAGAGAGTGAGAATCTAAACGCTGGCGCACACAGAAAGTTATAGGAAGTGTCGAGCCTCACCTTCTGTGTGCATCTGTTCCACTTACTGCAAGGACCATAATATTTGTTTCTTCATAAGAAACCAAATGTGGCTTTTATTGATCTTCTGATACAGAACATTGTTTAGTTTATAGATGAGTTTATCTACATGTTTTCATTGAGAAACTTAGAAGTTTGATTCATCTGAATGTGTTACTACTTTCTGTTGACTTattatacatgtgtgtgaggTGGCCCGTCAAATCTAAAAGTAATGGATCAAAATGTACACATGCAGTTTGTGTCCCAAATATTCCAGTAATTTTAGCTGCAGAtacatatttagattttgacttctacctttaaaaaaaaaaaagaaaatacagactCAAAATGACAGTTTGATGATCTTGTTCCATATAAAAATAgccattttttaaacaatactGAATATATGCATATTTTATACAATTTATACAAACTGCTTGCTCCCCATTGAAGATTGAATATTGAGTTTTCAGAAGTTTCAGAGGTTTGTGGAAAATGGGGGTGTGGGCCTGCAAGCAGTTTGGGCCCATTAAGGCATGGTGTCATTTAAGACAGTTTGATATAATCGATCATTACTGAGAccaaatgtttatgtttttctgattttaaagttagattttttttatattgtatttatgagCTTTCAATTAGTAAACCTCACATTCTTTAACCCATAAAATTCATGTCTGTATGATGGAAACACAACGCGGATTGCCTTCTAAttgtaataatacaaaaataacaaaccatTGATGTCTGAAACACAAAGTTCACCTGAAAATACTGAATCAACCCTCTGAAATATTTCTTGAATGAagatgttttaattagtttcaGTAAATGGTGTAATGAGCCTATAGGCAAACGTGGAATAAAGAGGGAATAGTAGgatactgagaaaaaaaaatagacatgCGTGAAACatagaataaaatgttaattacattcatttaaatacataGATAATTTCAGTAATTGAAAATCCATTATGATACAGAAAATGCATGCAAATAGCTAGGCTATAGTAATTTCTTTGGTGGCTTTAGGCTGCTGGAAATGCTGTTgtcaataatgataataataataataacaataataaagataataatgaAATGTCATGGAATTAACAAAATGTAGAGACTGGTATAGTTTTAGGCCTCCCTCGGGCTATCATTAGCTTATCCAGCCTGTTAttgtctaaaaacaactttgtgtAACTTTAGGTTTAGTGCCAGGCCAATAAAAAGCAACCCATAactgactgaaaaataaataataccgAATCAGCTTATTTGTATGTGATATGTAACTACTCCTCTATACTTGCAGTCTTCATCAACATAAGGCCGCAGGTCCGGCCCCACCATCTATAACACCTTGTAAATGCTTTGAAACTTGGCAACAGACCACCGAACAGTGTCTCTCTCGTTAAAACCATCATACGTCCCCGTCGTACAGGCTGAAGTACTTGCTGGCGTTTGAGAAGCAGAGGTAAGGCGTGCTACTCCCCGGGTACACCACGGGCAGAGGCATGGGCAGCAGGCATCTCCCCAGCAAGTTGCTCTCTTTGTACAAGGCCGGGAGCTGTCCCACCACCACGGGCTTTCCAGTCTCGGGGAAATCGCTAACGGGTCCGTCGATTTCGGTCGAGATTTGCCGTTTCAACTTATTCCTGCGGTTCTGAAACCATATTTTCACCTGCGTCTCCGTCAGCTGGAGAGAGCTGGCGAGGCAGGCGCGCTCTGCGCTGCTCAGATAGCGTTTCATGTCGAAGGTAGACTCCAACTGGAAAATCTGTCTCTTGGAAAAAATAGTGCGTGTTTTCTTTTTCGTTATCACTTTGCTCTTCTTGCCCGGGCTGCCTCCCTTGTGCGCGTCCGTGGCCgtggtggtggagctgctgtCGTCGCAGCTGCTGTCCCCGCTCTCGAAGCGCACCTCCGCCGCCTTCCTCGGGTCTCCGCGGCTGATGATGACCGAGTCTGTCGCTCCGCTACAGTCTGTCCTCAACTCTGCAACAAAATCACACCTCGTTCAACCCTCAGCGGTGAAGTCTCAAACTGTGGTGCTACACTGACTTGAGAGTGCAATGCCATCTGATGTGCGCTGTGCGTAATGGTGAGCGCAGATGACAGAAGGTCTCTATTACACACAGCCTGCAGCTACACATTCATCAAAACCCCTCTTACCGCTTTCGTGGAGCCTGCTGCCCGGGTCCTGCCTCTGCTGGGCCCCGTGCTCCTCGTGGTGACTCTGGAACCCGTCTTTACGCAGCGCCGTGGCCGAGTCATCCTGCAGTCCGGCAGGGTGACAGCTGTCACAGTTCCTCCCGCTTGTCTTCAGGTTGAGGATGTTGTCAATAGTGAATTTCAGAGAGGCTGCGGGTCGACATGGTGCCTCCACTTTGTTCATATTCTCCACGGCGTAAGTCCTCCTATGTTTACTTCCGCGACTCTGCTCGCCGTTCACGCTAAACCGGGACGCTGATCTCACCACTAAGGTCTCGATGGTGCACGGAGCATAGCAGCAGCCGCTGAGCAGACACTACAGGGCTGACGATGCTCTGCCTGCACCGCTACTGCATACACCGGATGGAGCGCGCCTGGTCCTCGCTGATTGGTCCAGAGGAGCGTGCAGTGCGGACCAATAACAGCGAGGGGATGGGAGGGTAGGGGGTGCTGCTCTGCCCTCCCGCTACACTCCAATCAAACCCCTTGGACTCCCCCATCATTCTCATTTATCTGCTGCAAGGAGACCCGGGTCCTGCAGTGTACTcccaggaaaataaaacaataatacaatagtTTGATTTCACGCCACATACATCCGTGCGCGCGCCGTGAGAGCTTGCGCAGCTGCTGATGGTTTGATCGTGgcctgttctgtctctgcatcctCCTGGGAGTTCTTAAGACAAGTCAGAGTTtgggatttgtttttctatttaatctGATTTGCAAA harbors:
- the hmx4 gene encoding H6 family homeobox 4, coding for MNKVEAPCRPAASLKFTIDNILNLKTSGRNCDSCHPAGLQDDSATALRKDGFQSHHEEHGAQQRQDPGSRLHESELRTDCSGATDSVIISRGDPRKAAEVRFESGDSSCDDSSSTTTATDAHKGGSPGKKSKVITKKKTRTIFSKRQIFQLESTFDMKRYLSSAERACLASSLQLTETQVKIWFQNRRNKLKRQISTEIDGPVSDFPETGKPVVVGQLPALYKESNLLGRCLLPMPLPVVYPGSSTPYLCFSNASKYFSLYDGDV